The following are from one region of the Brachyhypopomus gauderio isolate BG-103 unplaced genomic scaffold, BGAUD_0.2 sc47, whole genome shotgun sequence genome:
- the ora5 gene encoding putative neuropeptide Y receptor type 6, whose protein sequence is MTANDWIKAPVRALMCLVGIIGNNWLLSCSLPKSRSEVRTNDVLFVNLALSNLINNYLVDMPDILDFKGQWPMGMTYCSTFSFCSDLSETSSIFSTMFITVYWHQKLVGSLKRGGAPVQMDNMYLVAALLTGSWSLAVVFSLPHFFIVSKNIWNESYEECTEEFPSPEAKQTYEMLYLTLANMVPIIGIVCGSIQIAITLQRNQKRIKIITTEGTRKATEDQTRTIGYNDQMCNENNTPDFSSNVSPVNNVANQQRIKKTQDKSRLSTGAQLRAVKSVLAVATVFLLFWLTHLMLSIITTVYKSPVVDEIISYVGAGYTCVIPYVYLHGVRKLKVSCRRFSCNNTSCSP, encoded by the coding sequence ATGACTGCAAACGATTGGATTAAAGCTCCAGTAAGAGCACTGATGTGCTTGGTGGGAATTATTGGCAACAACTGGCTGCTTTCTTGCTCTCTGCCTAAATCCAGATCTGAGGTCCGAACTAATGACGTCCTGTTTGTCAACTTGGCTTTATCGAATCTAATAAATAATTATCTGGTGGACATGCCAGACATCTTGGACTTTAAAGGGCAGTGGCCTATGGGCATGACATACTGTAGCACATTCAGTTTCTGCTCTGACCTTTCGGAGACAAGCAGCATCTTCTCCACCATGTTCATCACTGTGTACTGGCATCAGAAACTGGTGGGTTCTCTGAAGCGTGGAGGGGCTCCTGTCCAGATGGACAACATGTACCTGGTGGCCGCCCTGCTGACTGGGAGCTGGAGTCTAGCCGTTGTGTTCAGCCTTCCGCATTTCTTCATTGTCTCCAAGAACATTTGGAACGAAAGTTATGAGGAGTGTACAGAGGAGTTTCCTTCACCAGAAGCCAAGCAGACTTATGAGATGCTGTACCTCACGCTAGCAAATATGGTTCCGATTATCGGGATCGTTTGTGGAAGCATACAAATTGCCATCACACTACAGCGGAATCAAAAGCGGATCAAGATCATCACTACAGAGGGAACCAGGAAAGCCACTGAAGACCAAACAAGGACTATTGGATACAATGACCAAATGTGCAATGAAAACAACACTCCAGATTTCTCCTCTAACGTTAGTCCTGTGAACAATGTCGCCAACCaacaaagaataaagaaaacacAAGACAAATCTAGACTTTCCACAGGCGCTCAGTTGAGGGCTGTTAAAAGTGTTCTGGCTGTGGCAACAGTCTTCCTGTTATTCTGGCTAACACACCTAATGCTTAGCATAATCACCACTGTGTACAAGTCTCCTGTAGTAGACGAGATAATCAGCTACGTAGGAGCAGGGTACACGTGCGTTATCCCTTACGTCTACCTGCACGGGGTGAGGAAGCTGAAGGTTTCCTGCAGAAGATTTTCATGCAACAACACTTCATGCTCTCCCTAA